The Coffea arabica cultivar ET-39 chromosome 10e, Coffea Arabica ET-39 HiFi, whole genome shotgun sequence region GATTAGTTACAACTATTATCGCGGCAAACATTTTATTAATTGATATGATTCTTGTAGCCACTCCTGCTCCTTCCTGAGCAGTAACACACCAAAGCCAATTTCCTTGCGACTCACAAAGATTTAATGCTAGTTCTTCTGGGGTGGCATGTCATGTAAATTGTAATGTAGTGtaatccaataaaaaaaaacctcccCCTTGACCATAAGGAGAACAACCACAGGGAGTGGCTGAATGCTGATGGGTCCATCTCCATCCACCCACCATATAGAATAACTCAAAAACTCCTCCCGTCCGTCTGAACTCTGATTCTCCAGCCCAAAGTAAACCAACCAACCAACCAACCAACCAAACCTACCTCCTTCACTGCCGCGCCTTCCGCCTTATCGTGCAACCTACACGTGGATCCCTGCATGTCTGCTCATCATAAAATCATTAGTAATAAATCTCTTCCACCGTTATCAAATCTACATTCGACAGGGCATAGTACTGACACCACACCCTAACTCTGCGTAAGTTAAATCTTCCCTTTctcatacatacatacatacatattagATATATAAACCATTCAATGAAAATGAAAGCGTTAGATTTTAAACCTCACCATTCCTTATTTATTACACAACTTGCCTTTCCTATTGATTAGCTCGCAAAGTTCATTTTGCTTTCATTATTACCATCCCATCCCATGGAGGTTTGGTAAATGGTAAAATACCTACGCTGACCCTCTAATAACATTTTATACTAGCAGCATTCAAGACAAGTGCATAACGTATTAACTTTGGAAGAAGATCAAACTGGTTTCATTTTCATTGTAGAAACTCGTTATAACACAGTCTCAAAGGTCCAATTCCTATAGCTCTCAGAACCATAGCAGCAGAATACGATATGATATGATATGATGGCTTTTGCAGAATTAACATAACACCACTGTTACTGTTGGTACTACTTGACAAAAGTTGAGATGCGATTCCCATATCCCATTCCCACCCCTGAAGTGAAATATAAAAAGTGGATATAATGGGGACGATGATGGTGGGCGATGGAGCGGAGCCCACCTCATTTATGGCAAAAAGGAacgcaaaaaaaatgaaatgaaagaatccaaaaaacaaaaaggcaAAGATTGCAGAAATAGAATGCTGCTGCTACTTCTAAGCAATGAACCGCTTTTACTAAATTCAGTCACTCACCCATTCATTCTTTTGCTCCCCACCTCAGCTCCTCGCTTTCCACTTTCCCTCTTTCCATTCCCCACCCAATTAATCAAATACTTCTCCTAAAGACTCGAGTATTTTTGCTGCTCCTACTTGTTTactcgagtttttttttttttctctttcctttctttcttttgtgttcCCTGGGAATCCCATTTCTTCCTCATAAATAACTATTGCCCTCGCCTGATCTCTTACGAGTTCTTGGCTTTGTTAAGGAGCTAGAACATGGCATTTTTATGCAGATTCAAATGGGATCTCAATCTTGGTTGATTTCTTGGCTCCTGAGCTTTTTGATAATAAGGTGTCTTCCGTTTTCCTCTTTCTGATGCTTCTATAtacccttttttttccctttacatATCTAATACGTGCTTGTGAATATTGCTTAGGTTGTAATAACATTCATTTTTCCCCTTCGAATTTGGGATCTTTGGGAATGACTTTCTCTGTGTTATAGCTTTTGGGCTCTGTGGATCTCAAATCTTGGTCTCCTCAGCTGGTTTTCAGGTGTCTTGTGTTTTTAATGTCAATTCCCTTTCCCAAAATACAATTTCGAAGGAATTACTTTCTTCGCATGCTGATgacctttttttgttttgttttattttacttgaattttttaTGGCCTAAGAGAATTATTATATCACCTAAAGTTGCAGTCTTgcacttcttctttttcctttacttttttGGGTcttggaacttttttttttttatatatatataattttttgggTACAATGGAactgaaaaaatctcaattcaGTTGAAAACATTGTTCTTTCAGACATCTGATACATCTTTTTAGATTGGGGTGCGATGGAGTGTGTCCTAGATGGCTATTACGTTTTAGATGAAGAAAAGGGGGTGGGGACATAGTTGATGGGGAAAGGGGAGCTTCTCTTTACTTTCTCGGAGTATTCTGATCTGTTCATCGTGTGTTCTGTAGGTGAGTTACTAGACTGGGTTTGAGAAGAGCAATTACGGCATTATGCTAAAAATTGAGCGCTTGGATGACTTTGTTGTTCTGATATGAGAAAATAAGACCATGTCTGAAAGATTATCTGGAGAAGAATCTCTTTGTCAAGACGTTGAATCCTTGAGCGTGTCAAAACGCCTGGTTAGAAGCGTCAGCCAgaaattgaaaaggaagaaCCATAGAGGAGAAGGGGAAGAGGGCGATGACACCAGGGCTGTATCCTTGAGCTGTCTTACCCTGTATGGCAGAGGTGGAGGATGCAAGGTAGGTGCTGAAACTGGAGAAGAGTTTGTGGATTACGGAGGTAGAAGGCGGTCAACCAGTGAGGAAACTAAAGTATATGCAGCAATTTGTGGAAAGGAGGAAACAGCTGTTGATTGCTTCGCCTATGGGATGAAGGAGAAATTCTGGAGGAGGAATAATAGGAGAATTTTACAACTTAAAGCAGCTCCACATGACAGCATGAATGTGTTTCTTCCGGATGACATTCTGGAAATGTGCTTGCTGAGACTTCCCCTTACGAGTCTCATGAATGCCCGTCTTGTGTGCAAGAAGTGGAGGAGCTTGACATCAACGATTCGTTTCATGCATATGAGACGAGAAGGGTTGTATCAGAGTCCATGGTTGTTTCTATTTGGAGTTGTTAAAGACGGTTACTGTTCTGGGGTGATACATGCCCTGGATGTATCGCTGAACCAGTGGCATAAGATAGATGCAGCGATTCTCAAGGGAAGGTTCTTGTTTTCTGTTACCAGCGTCCAGGATGATGTGTTTGTCGTTGGCGGTTGTTCTAGCCTGACAAACTTTGGAAAAGTGGATAGAAGCTCATTTAAGACGCATAAAGGAGTTCTGGTGTTTAGCCCCTTGACGAAGTCTTGGCGCAAAGCTGCATCTATGAAATATGCTAGATCATCACCCATTCTAGGAGTTTTTGAAGTCGGTCCAGACTGTTTGATCAGAGCTCAGCAAAATAGATATGAAAGAAGATTTTACCGGCCAAGGGTTGGCGGTGTGTCTGATGTCTATGAGGATCCTCACAGACTATCAGTTCGACGTCAATTTAGGCACTCTGTTGATGGAAATGATGTTTTGACAACCCATCCAAAGCAGCATAAGTCATCTGGACAAAAGGGTGAAAATACATGTAAAGATCACAGAAGGTATGTAGTCGTTGCTGTGGGAGGTCTTGGATCTTGGGACGAGCCTTTAGATTCGGGGGAGCTTTAtgattttgtttcaaataaatGGACAGAAATCCCAAGGCTGCCTGCAGATTTTGGGGTTGCCTGTTCTGGTGTCGTTTGCAGCGGAATATTTTATGTCTATTCAGAAACTGACAAGCTTGTCGGATATGACGTAGAAAGGGGCTATTGGGTGAGAATCCAAACCACGCCGTCTCCTCCCCGCGTTCACGAGTACTATCCAAAGCTCATATCGTGTGGTGGTCGTTTATTCATGCTCTCTGTCTCATGGTGTGAAGGGGAAGGTCAAATAGGGAGGAGAAACAAAGCAGTTAGGAAGCTGTGGGAGCTCGATCTCAGGTGTTTCAGCTGGAGAGAGGTTTCGGTACACCCGGATGCACCGATGGATTGGAATGCTGCATTTGTTGCTGATAAAAGTTTGATATTCGGGCTTGAAATGTTCAAAATATTCGGACAAGTGTTGGACTTCGTGACCGTGTTCGACATGTCGGACGCAAGGACAAGCTGGAGTCATATTTCAAGGAATCACGTAGCTCACGAACTGGACGCAGCTTCTTGCATGACCAAGTCGATGGCAGTGCTTCATctgtaatttcttttcttttcttttttctttttttggcatCGATTCTTTTGTATCAATCAGTTTGCATTGTCACGAGTACATTGTTATTAGTTTATCACTCGTATGAATGATTCTTCCATTGAACTATGGTTGTCTTCTCCTCGTTTAATTTTGTGACAACAATGGAGACGTTTCATCACCCATTTATTGCTGCAGATTTTTTCTGCTATTAGCGCAAAGTCCTCAGCAATGAGATGGTTTTAGATTGTGCTCAAAGGGTCACGTCTGTCGGGATTATTCCAGCTCTCTTTCAGCTGAACATTGATCTCTTAATGAGAACTTGTGCTACTATTGTGGTTATCGTAGTCAATAAAGCCTGATGatcaaaacacacacacacacacacacacacaatctgTAACTCCCCGACTCAGAACAAGTTGTAGCCATCCGGGAGGACAATGGATGGCcaagaaaacgggtgaataaggTGCAAAAACAACTTTTCTTATTGAAATGAGAAGCATAACGTATCAATTTAATGTTCTAATAAGCAAAAGACATTGCAATGGCTCAGCAAGTCCCCAACACAAAATTTTGATATCTAGCCCTGTTTCAATTGACAGCATCCTAGACCTACGCGAGATGAGGTGTGTCCTTCCGGTCAAGGCAGATCATAGGCCTCAGTCCGATCTTGCAAATCTTTAACTGCTATGTATGGTATCAGATATGTGGTAACCCCCCTGAACATTGAAGAACACTTGTTTTCAGAGGCATGTACACATCCAGTTCTTAAATTGCAAGCAAGATCTAATTCGGTAAATAATCTATTCTGGCGTAATCTAATCCGTCCAGATATCTTAAATGATCATTTCCTTCAGAGCCCTAGCAGCTTTTTCCTAAACCGGAGAGGCAGTCATAGTCTCACAAAAAccttaaaagaaaattttaagtcAACAATCTAAAGTTGGAGCTGCTGCCAAAATACGTGCAAAACCAACCTTAGCATGAACTAAATGATGCAGGATCCAAACGAAAGCCATTTGTCCACAAGAGGTCCCTGAGATCAGCAGATTAACACAAAAAAGGAACGGAGGTCTTCCCCTCAACAATAATTCTTTATTGAACGACAATCATACAAAAAATAATCTTACATTCCAACTTCTATATAAGTACAAATATATTGTCCATTTGAAGACTAAAATCTGCAAAATGACATCAATAGGGTGTCTGATAatcacaagaagaagaaaaaaacggAAAAATTGAACACCCTCTACatataagaaagagaaaaagatattatGTACCTGCATTCTATGATGCTTAAAGAAAAACTCTACGACAACATGCATGCCAAATCCCTGACAATCATCAGCCAAACCTACATGTGTGTTTATCCTACATTTGGAAAGACACCAGAGAAGTTTGGAATCTTATCCACGTGCTTCAGGGCTCGCTCGGCAATCTGGCGTGTCCGATAATCACCATGCTGGAAAGCATCCACAAGTGCAGTACTTACATTAGGGTCACCAGAAATTTCATAGGCTATATCATCAGAGCGCAAAATTCGCTCAACTGCCCAAACAGCCCTCCTCCTCAGGTTCTCTGTCCGTTTCTCCAGTAACACATCAAGAATAGGCCTGATCCCTTCTGCCTCGCACAATACATGAACCCCTTGTTCAATGTCAACCCCATCATCCAACAAGGTGCACAATGCTGCAAGAGAAGCCTCAACCACCTTTTCATTGGTGTGGTCTAGGAGGGCAACTAGCTTCCCCACAGCTTGTCCTTCCAGGAGACAAAAGGTTTCTTTGAGCGAACATGTTCCTCTGTGTACTGTACACAATCCAGTTATGATAGTCGGCTTGCTTAGACAGGGGAAAATCGAAACACAAAACCCAGGACTTGGCAATTCAGGCAATTTGGTCAAGTTTTTTGATTCTTGAGATAAGTTTTCCAAAGCCAATGCGGAAACCATCTGAACATTGTCAAGCCCATTGGTCTGTAAAAGTTCTATGAAGACAGCTGCAAGATTGTGGTTCCGACAAAGGGCAATGGCATCCAGCTCATCAGCCAAGGCAAACGTGACCCTTGACAAAACCTTAACCAGACCTTCTAGGTAAGGAGTCATAAAGCGACTACCTCTAGTCTCCCCCTGCCGGATCCTAAGAATTCTTAAGTTAACCAGCTGGAATGCACCTTCATCTAGCATCTGCCGTGTAAGACCCATATCCCTTTCAGGAAGATCAGCTAAAAGCCCAACAGCAGCTGCTTGTTCCTCAGTTATACCAATATTTTCTGATATGATTTTGATTAGGCTACCAAGCTGGCCAGATGTTCCACGTAAGCAACTAGCTAGTTCTGGACCCATATATGGAGAAAGGTTCTGGAGAAGTTTTATGGAAGCCAGTCTTAAATCTTTTTGTGGAGCTTCAATAAACTGTACCAAACTTATTGTGGCACCAGAGCTTttaattgcagaaacaacactaGAAATAGTAATCAGAGAGTTAGTCAGCCCAACAAGCACCTGAAGAAGCTTACACTCTATGGCAGGGCCAGTGTTGCTTATAAGATGGAGGAGATTATGAATGATGTCCTCTGAAACCAGAGTTTGTTGTTCAGGTCCAACGGGAACAGAGTCAAAGTCATATCCTGAACTCACAACATTAGCAAGGATTGTTGCAGATACTTCCTTCAGTCGCATGGGCAGTTGGTGGGCACCAACAGTGAAGAGATCCTTGACAAGGGGGGGAAGTATACCAGCCTCTATTAAGATTCTGGCACTTGCATCATGTGATGACATTTGATTTAGAGCTTTCAAGGCAGCCTCTCTTGATTGGATATTACCACTCTTCAAGATGTTGATCAGTGATGACCCAACTGTTCTAGCCACCAAGACTTTCACATCATTGTTAAGAACCAAGTCACCAAGAAATGCAGCCATAGATAGTTTGGTTTCTGAAGATCCtacaacaaacaaaacaaaataaaaaatatgcaaCTTGACTCATAGGCAATAAACACTACTGGGGGATACTGGTCAAAACACACAAAGGTTTACAAGCAGCAAAACAATCCACTAATTTCCCAGCCATTAGCCCAAGAAGtttccttctctctttttttttttttttgtgtttgattcTTACATTTGCATGAGCACATAGCTGAACACAGCTAAAACATATAGAACGTGCTGACAGCATCACAAGGGAAAAAGCCACAACATAAATGAATGATGGATGGTTCTTCAAGCAGGGCAATCTATTTGTTATATCAACAGCATAGGATAGCAGGTTTAGCTTTATTCAAACTAAAGATGTAACAACCAAGCAGCAGTTGTTGGATGCTATCAGAGTTCAACTACAGGACCTTCCTCCTTCAAAGTGCGTAGCAAATGTCCTGGCCTAGAAAACTGCAACAGCAAACTTAGTTCACCAGGCTCATGGTAATTACATGCAAACCCTACTCTCCAAGAAGCGATTTTCATATGTCAAACTGATGCCCAATCAATAACATAGAACTTCATCCCTTTGTTGAGGTTCATTCTTAACAGTAAAAGAAACATCAGCCTAAAGAAAATGGTGCCACGGCCCCTATAATTGTAccactcaaaagaaggtaaacaGCCCAAATATTTTCAAGCAATATCAGATAAATGAGTGATGATTCCTTGAAGATGCTTACCTTCAAGCAGTAGTCTCAGTAAAGGCTGCAATCTACCATTTTCAGCCATTTGTCTGACATTATTCTCAGATTTTCCCAGATTCTCCAGAGTTTTATCCGCCATCTCAACAGCCACAATGTTCTCCGACGTGCTGCTTGCCATTCCTACTAAAATGAGAATTGCTCCATTAACTGAACCAATCTTTTCACATAAAGCTTCAGATTTGGAGAGCTCATATAGCAGAAGAACagcttcttctctttcttttgatTGTTCATTAGACAAGAACTTCACAACTGTGCGTACAGTGTCCCCTTGAGCCATTATTTCCtgaaaaattagggaaaatgtAAATAAACTAGATAAATAGCTTCTTGTGCAAGTCaaaaaaatatccaaaattggTAACAAAACCTCTAAGAACCTTATTGTCAGAATCTTCTTCAACCACAATTCGAAGAGTTTCCAAAGCTTTCAACCGAGTTCTTCGAAAGCTACTCTTTAACATATCAATAATCATAGGTATCATCTCTTCATTACGGATTACATGCTTATTTGATCGGCTTTTTTGACATAGATATTGGATAAACTTCAAAGCCTGCAAAATATCTTGCTCTAAGCTGCCCGAAGTCAATGATCTCCGAGCCATATCAAGTTGAACAGCTTCATTCCTAGCATTCCATTCTTCAATTGTGTTCCGCAAGGCTATGCTTGGATTCAGTTCTGTGCTCCGTAACTCTCTTTGAGTTAATGGGCAAACTAGCCTTCTTCCAGACTCTTTACATTGTTTGAACCATTTTTCAATGGCTTCTCTCTCAAAAGTTTGCCCATTCTCCAGTGTTACAGGATCCCGCATTACCTGTTTTGTCAAAGGGCATAGGAATGCATCATAGATGGGCTCTATATGTAGTCTGTCAAAATGGTAGCTATCATCTGACTGGCTTGCCAGGTCATTACCTCCATCCCAGCTTCCAGCCATCAAAAAATCACAAGAACCTGCCAAGGAATCAAACTTAAATCCCTTTTTCAcgaaaaaagaataaattacAGTCACAAAAAATCTCATTAGAATTAACATAGTCCTCTACAGAAAATGTTCCGATGCAGACAATGTAGAACAGAACTTAAAAGGAGAATGAACCATAAACACGTGCCGCCTGAAGGAGGCTGCCAAGAATGTGAGGCAGTCACATTAACTAGTGTCATAAACGCGGCACGACGTTACTTGTACTACAGCC contains the following coding sequences:
- the LOC140015377 gene encoding F-box/kelch-repeat protein At5g42350-like; translation: MSERLSGEESLCQDVESLSVSKRLVRSVSQKLKRKNHRGEGEEGDDTRAVSLSCLTLYGRGGGCKVGAETGEEFVDYGGRRRSTSEETKVYAAICGKEETAVDCFAYGMKEKFWRRNNRRILQLKAAPHDSMNVFLPDDILEMCLLRLPLTSLMNARLVCKKWRSLTSTIRFMHMRREGLYQSPWLFLFGVVKDGYCSGVIHALDVSLNQWHKIDAAILKGRFLFSVTSVQDDVFVVGGCSSLTNFGKVDRSSFKTHKGVLVFSPLTKSWRKAASMKYARSSPILGVFEVGPDCLIRAQQNRYERRFYRPRVGGVSDVYEDPHRLSVRRQFRHSVDGNDVLTTHPKQHKSSGQKGENTCKDHRRYVVVAVGGLGSWDEPLDSGELYDFVSNKWTEIPRLPADFGVACSGVVCSGIFYVYSETDKLVGYDVERGYWVRIQTTPSPPRVHEYYPKLISCGGRLFMLSVSWCEGEGQIGRRNKAVRKLWELDLRCFSWREVSVHPDAPMDWNAAFVADKSLIFGLEMFKIFGQVLDFVTVFDMSDARTSWSHISRNHVAHELDAASCMTKSMAVLHL
- the LOC140015376 gene encoding U-box domain-containing protein 44-like isoform X1 translates to MAGSWDGGNDLASQSDDSYHFDRLHIEPIYDAFLCPLTKQVMRDPVTLENGQTFEREAIEKWFKQCKESGRRLVCPLTQRELRSTELNPSIALRNTIEEWNARNEAVQLDMARRSLTSGSLEQDILQALKFIQYLCQKSRSNKHVIRNEEMIPMIIDMLKSSFRRTRLKALETLRIVVEEDSDNKEIMAQGDTVRTVVKFLSNEQSKEREEAVLLLYELSKSEALCEKIGSVNGAILILVGMASSTSENIVAVEMADKTLENLGKSENNVRQMAENGRLQPLLRLLLEGSSETKLSMAAFLGDLVLNNDVKVLVARTVGSSLINILKSGNIQSREAALKALNQMSSHDASARILIEAGILPPLVKDLFTVGAHQLPMRLKEVSATILANVVSSGYDFDSVPVGPEQQTLVSEDIIHNLLHLISNTGPAIECKLLQVLVGLTNSLITISSVVSAIKSSGATISLVQFIEAPQKDLRLASIKLLQNLSPYMGPELASCLRGTSGQLGSLIKIISENIGITEEQAAAVGLLADLPERDMGLTRQMLDEGAFQLVNLRILRIRQGETRGSRFMTPYLEGLVKVLSRVTFALADELDAIALCRNHNLAAVFIELLQTNGLDNVQMVSALALENLSQESKNLTKLPELPSPGFCVSIFPCLSKPTIITGLCTVHRGTCSLKETFCLLEGQAVGKLVALLDHTNEKVVEASLAALCTLLDDGVDIEQGVHVLCEAEGIRPILDVLLEKRTENLRRRAVWAVERILRSDDIAYEISGDPNVSTALVDAFQHGDYRTRQIAERALKHVDKIPNFSGVFPNVG
- the LOC140015376 gene encoding U-box domain-containing protein 44-like isoform X2, whose translation is MEVMRDPVTLENGQTFEREAIEKWFKQCKESGRRLVCPLTQRELRSTELNPSIALRNTIEEWNARNEAVQLDMARRSLTSGSLEQDILQALKFIQYLCQKSRSNKHVIRNEEMIPMIIDMLKSSFRRTRLKALETLRIVVEEDSDNKEIMAQGDTVRTVVKFLSNEQSKEREEAVLLLYELSKSEALCEKIGSVNGAILILVGMASSTSENIVAVEMADKTLENLGKSENNVRQMAENGRLQPLLRLLLEGSSETKLSMAAFLGDLVLNNDVKVLVARTVGSSLINILKSGNIQSREAALKALNQMSSHDASARILIEAGILPPLVKDLFTVGAHQLPMRLKEVSATILANVVSSGYDFDSVPVGPEQQTLVSEDIIHNLLHLISNTGPAIECKLLQVLVGLTNSLITISSVVSAIKSSGATISLVQFIEAPQKDLRLASIKLLQNLSPYMGPELASCLRGTSGQLGSLIKIISENIGITEEQAAAVGLLADLPERDMGLTRQMLDEGAFQLVNLRILRIRQGETRGSRFMTPYLEGLVKVLSRVTFALADELDAIALCRNHNLAAVFIELLQTNGLDNVQMVSALALENLSQESKNLTKLPELPSPGFCVSIFPCLSKPTIITGLCTVHRGTCSLKETFCLLEGQAVGKLVALLDHTNEKVVEASLAALCTLLDDGVDIEQGVHVLCEAEGIRPILDVLLEKRTENLRRRAVWAVERILRSDDIAYEISGDPNVSTALVDAFQHGDYRTRQIAERALKHVDKIPNFSGVFPNVG